DNA from Luteolibacter yonseiensis:
ATGCCGAGGAAATCCGCCGCCACGAGCGCGTGGCCTTGGTTCAGCGTGGAGTCCACGGCGATCCGTGTGCCGAAGGCTTTTTCCCTCTCGGGGTAGATCGCGACATCGGTGCCGTGCATCGGCTCGATGGTGGCGATGAATCGGCTGCCGTCGGGATTTTTTCCCAACTGGACCTCGCCGCTGCCGCGGTCGGTAAGCCTGGTGGCGGACCATTTTTCCCGACCGTGCGAAAGAAGGTGCACCCCCTCTTTTTCGGCGACGAGCAGGCTCTCGGCGGTATCGGCGGTGTTCCAGAACACGGGTTGGAAATTGTGGGCCATGTGGAAGCCCTCATGGATGAGGAAGGTTTTCCAATCCTTTTCCGGGCGGTAGCCGAGGAAGCGGATGCCGTCGCCCTCGCCATTCTTGTTGCCACAACCGTGGAGCGGAAGGACGGCGAGGAAGTGGCTGCCCGGTTCCCGGATCCAGTTCATGCGGTGCACCGTGGGTTCGCGGTGTTGCGGAGCCGCTTTCCAAAGCTGCGAACGATCCTCAGGGGCTTGGAGGGAAAACACGGCTCCGCTGTCCAAGGTGTCGCCGG
Protein-coding regions in this window:
- a CDS encoding FG-GAP repeat domain-containing protein; translation: MKTPTLFLLLGLPATALPEAKFRAVTIDAELQIGYGIAISDVDGDGKPDIVLADSAETVWYRNPDWKKSRITGKLTAKDNVCIAARDTDGDGKAEIAIGAEWNPGDTLDSGAVFSLQAPEDRSQLWKAAPQHREPTVHRMNWIREPGSHFLAVLPLHGCGNKNGEGDGIRFLGYRPEKDWKTFLIHEGFHMAHNFQPVFWNTADTAESLLVAEKEGVHLLSHGREKWSATRLTDRGSGEVQLGKNPDGSRFIATIEPMHGTDVAIYPEREKAFGTRIAVDSTLNQGHALVAADFLGIGSDQVAAGWREPGKDDKKVGIRLYAPSAPDGGKWQLHATISDNTMACEDMKSADLNGDGRPDLVASGRATRNLVIYWNETEKP